One window from the genome of Metabacillus flavus encodes:
- a CDS encoding lipopolysaccharide biosynthesis protein, whose translation MRVKNSIVNILFGLGNQALITSLSFFSRTVFINTLGIEYLGINGLLTNILAMLSLAEAGIGASIMYSLYKPVAEQDKDKINALMNFFRKAYLAIAAVVLLLGLSIMPFLGLFTKDTNVDQLYLIYGLFLLNTVLPYLYVYKNSFLNICQKGYIVTGIYSVSTIISTLLKICVLHFTENYLLYLLIETSTTLLTSIILVKIVNRKYPYLLEKNSARLDEETRGNIVRNVKAIVLQNIGNYLIFGTENIIISSFISVAAVGLYSNYKMLIEISRTFINQINNNVYHSLGNLVAKESKEKVFSIYKVYSLINFWLYSLVSVTMMIIITPFIKLWIGSDFLLNEEILYILVFTFFERGMRNPITTVKTTSGIFAEDRYAPIIQAVFNLIISIILVQNIGLAGVFLGTFISSLLVPFWYTPYLVFSKIFKLSLVSYFKLYFSYLSIGISMYILVNYLSSFVSNDNLISLLIKSALIVFIINLFYVAIFYKTKEFQYLVVIIRGFKSKLSIPLKGKRKKLTDTFL comes from the coding sequence ATGAGAGTAAAGAATTCAATAGTTAACATCCTGTTTGGATTAGGCAATCAAGCCCTTATAACATCACTTAGTTTCTTTTCCAGAACAGTTTTTATTAATACTTTAGGTATTGAATACCTTGGAATAAATGGATTATTAACTAATATCTTGGCTATGCTCTCATTAGCTGAAGCAGGTATTGGCGCTAGTATAATGTATAGTTTATATAAACCAGTAGCAGAGCAGGATAAAGATAAAATAAATGCCCTCATGAACTTTTTTCGCAAGGCCTATTTAGCAATTGCTGCGGTTGTTTTACTCTTGGGCCTATCAATCATGCCTTTTCTCGGTTTGTTTACAAAAGATACAAATGTAGATCAGTTGTACTTAATATATGGACTTTTTCTGCTTAACACAGTTCTGCCCTATCTTTACGTTTATAAAAATTCTTTTTTAAATATTTGCCAAAAAGGTTATATTGTCACCGGTATTTATTCAGTATCGACCATTATTTCTACCCTATTAAAAATTTGTGTACTGCATTTCACTGAAAACTACTTATTGTATCTTCTTATTGAAACATCTACTACCCTACTGACATCTATTATTTTGGTCAAAATAGTTAATCGAAAGTACCCATATTTGTTAGAGAAAAACTCAGCAAGATTGGATGAAGAAACACGAGGAAATATTGTTCGAAATGTAAAAGCTATTGTTCTTCAAAATATTGGAAACTATCTTATTTTTGGTACAGAAAACATTATTATTTCCTCTTTTATTAGTGTTGCAGCAGTTGGGCTATATTCAAACTATAAAATGTTGATTGAAATTAGCAGGACTTTCATTAATCAAATAAATAATAACGTTTACCATAGTTTAGGGAACCTGGTTGCAAAAGAAAGTAAGGAGAAAGTATTCAGTATTTATAAAGTTTATTCCTTAATTAACTTTTGGCTGTATTCTTTGGTATCAGTTACCATGATGATTATTATTACTCCATTTATAAAATTGTGGATTGGAAGTGATTTTTTATTAAATGAGGAGATACTCTATATCTTAGTATTTACTTTCTTTGAAAGAGGAATGAGGAATCCAATTACTACTGTTAAAACTACATCTGGCATTTTTGCCGAGGATAGATATGCGCCTATTATTCAAGCTGTGTTCAATTTAATTATCTCTATTATCCTTGTACAAAACATTGGACTGGCTGGTGTTTTTTTAGGGACATTTATTAGTTCGCTGCTTGTGCCATTCTGGTACACTCCGTATTTAGTTTTCAGTAAGATTTTTAAATTGTCGCTGGTATCTTACTTTAAACTATACTTTTCTTACTTATCCATTGGAATAAGTATGTATATTTTAGTGAATTATTTAAGTTCTTTCGTCTCTAATGACAACTTGATTTCATTACTCATAAAGTCTGCATTAATTGTATTTATCATAAATCTATTCTACGTTGCTATATTTTATAAAACAAAAGAATTTCAATATTTGGTAGTAATTATTAGAGGGTTCAAGAGTAAATTAAGTATTCCTTTAAAAGGCAAGCGGAAAAAGTTAACTGACACTTTTCTATAA
- a CDS encoding acyltransferase, whose protein sequence is MPKIGYTKIGSVTIEDNVFIGARALIMPGVTIGERSIVAAGSIVTKSVPKGSVVGGNPARVISTIEDYELNQSRKLKSESSLLFGVEYTLKGKINKEQRNKMYYDLTSQIGFIK, encoded by the coding sequence TTGCCGAAAATTGGCTACACAAAAATCGGGAGTGTTACTATTGAGGATAATGTATTTATTGGGGCTAGAGCTCTAATAATGCCTGGAGTCACAATAGGAGAAAGGTCAATTGTAGCTGCAGGAAGTATTGTAACCAAATCAGTCCCTAAAGGGAGTGTGGTAGGTGGTAATCCAGCGAGAGTAATTTCAACGATAGAAGATTATGAGTTAAATCAGTCAAGAAAATTAAAATCTGAAAGTTCACTTTTATTTGGAGTTGAATATACACTTAAGGGAAAAATCAATAAAGAACAAAGAAATAAAATGTACTATGACCTCACTAGTCAAATTGGATTTATTAAATGA
- a CDS encoding paeninodin family lasso peptide: MKKQWQKPVLEVLDVNMTMAGPGRRLPDAVQPDPDDMTKYS, from the coding sequence ATGAAGAAACAATGGCAAAAACCAGTTCTTGAAGTGTTGGATGTAAACATGACCATGGCTGGCCCTGGCCGCCGTCTTCCGGATGCAGTTCAGCCAGATCCAGATGATATGACGAAATACAGCTAA
- a CDS encoding polysaccharide deacetylase family protein, producing MFKANKYRLVITFDVEDWFTNGQSIKVDSWGNYELRVEKNIDRILKLLDETKTSATFFILGWMAEKLPGMVKKIHKLGHEISSHGYAHELVYLQSKNEFRNDVRKSKLILEDIIGERIYGYRAPCFSITDWALPILAEEDYLYDSSYAANVFKKSHLSHFNSSKLSICNKIYNNFYEVSLPYMKINNLSIPWEVVDTLDYIHTLFMSGE from the coding sequence ATGTTTAAAGCGAATAAATATAGACTAGTTATTACATTTGATGTAGAGGACTGGTTTACAAATGGACAGAGCATAAAAGTAGATAGTTGGGGAAATTATGAATTAAGAGTAGAAAAAAACATTGATCGAATTTTAAAATTACTTGATGAAACAAAGACTTCTGCTACATTTTTTATTCTAGGATGGATGGCAGAAAAATTACCTGGTATGGTTAAAAAAATTCACAAACTTGGGCATGAAATATCATCCCATGGATACGCTCATGAACTTGTTTACTTACAATCTAAAAATGAGTTTCGAAATGACGTTAGGAAATCAAAGCTTATTCTAGAGGACATAATAGGTGAAAGAATATACGGTTATCGAGCTCCTTGTTTTTCAATAACGGATTGGGCATTACCAATACTGGCTGAAGAAGACTACTTATATGACTCTAGTTATGCTGCGAATGTATTTAAGAAGAGCCATCTTAGTCATTTTAACAGTTCAAAATTAAGCATTTGTAACAAGATCTATAATAATTTCTATGAAGTATCTTTGCCTTATATGAAGATTAATAACTTATCCATTCCCTGGGAGGTGGTGGATACTTTAGATTATATCCATACTCTCTTTATGAGTGGGGAGTGA
- a CDS encoding DUF3473 domain-containing protein: MKRLLATRNKPFVFYLHPYDVDHEQPITFSFNINKLIQQYYGRKTAYNRLEKLMKVGEFTTIKEFLSIEGEQIYGTSL, encoded by the coding sequence GTGAAAAGGCTCTTAGCAACTAGAAACAAGCCATTCGTCTTTTATCTTCATCCATATGATGTTGATCATGAGCAACCTATAACATTCTCTTTCAACATTAATAAGTTAATACAGCAATACTACGGCCGGAAGACTGCTTATAATAGGTTGGAGAAGTTAATGAAAGTGGGAGAATTTACAACCATCAAAGAATTTCTTTCTATAGAAGGGGAACAAATTTATGGAACATCACTATAG
- a CDS encoding glycosyltransferase: MKKNLLFVMNNLNCGGAEKALISLLETIDYSRFEVDLLLFKKEGLFLSKVPSQVNLLNEINEFTFFDMPIKEAINKSIKQQRFDITFSRIRAGIIYKTEKNGAKCEQKAWNQIRWILKPLKKNYDVAIGYLEKNPIYYCVDKVKAHYKIGFIHNDYNKLGMIPKMDQQYFRQLDSLVTVSEECANILIEVFPDLKEKIEVMYNIISPEVIRQLSLDESLEATSKIKLVSVGRLNYQKGFEMAIDACKLLVEKGYEVVWDILGEGEEREKLETLVQETNLNGIVNFLGIKENPYPFIKNADIYVQPSRFEGKSIAIDEAKILHKPIVVTNFSTAKDQIKNNHNGLIVGMDSTSLANGIEKLILDPALRDQLSDNLSKEKLGTTEEIIKFYRFIHAI; this comes from the coding sequence ATGAAAAAAAACCTATTATTTGTAATGAACAATTTAAATTGCGGGGGAGCTGAAAAAGCTCTTATTTCATTACTTGAAACCATCGATTATTCTCGCTTTGAAGTAGATTTGCTGCTGTTTAAGAAGGAAGGATTATTTTTAAGCAAGGTACCTAGCCAAGTTAATCTACTGAATGAAATCAATGAGTTTACGTTCTTTGATATGCCTATTAAAGAAGCTATCAATAAAAGCATTAAGCAGCAGCGATTTGATATTACGTTTTCCAGAATACGAGCAGGAATCATTTACAAAACAGAGAAAAATGGAGCAAAATGCGAGCAGAAAGCTTGGAATCAAATAAGGTGGATTCTTAAGCCTTTAAAGAAAAATTATGATGTAGCAATTGGTTACTTAGAGAAAAATCCTATTTATTATTGTGTAGATAAAGTAAAAGCTCATTACAAAATAGGGTTTATTCATAATGATTACAACAAACTAGGAATGATTCCTAAAATGGATCAGCAATACTTCAGACAGCTTGATTCTTTAGTTACTGTATCAGAAGAATGTGCAAACATTCTTATAGAGGTGTTTCCAGATTTAAAAGAAAAAATAGAAGTCATGTATAATATTATTTCACCTGAAGTAATAAGACAATTATCATTGGATGAATCACTGGAAGCTACGAGTAAAATCAAATTAGTCTCCGTAGGCAGGTTGAATTATCAAAAGGGATTTGAAATGGCCATTGATGCATGCAAACTATTAGTCGAAAAGGGCTATGAAGTGGTCTGGGATATACTTGGAGAGGGAGAAGAACGAGAAAAATTAGAAACCCTTGTCCAAGAAACCAACCTGAATGGGATAGTTAATTTTCTTGGTATAAAAGAGAATCCATATCCTTTTATTAAAAATGCGGATATTTATGTTCAGCCCTCCAGATTTGAAGGGAAATCAATTGCAATAGATGAGGCGAAAATTTTGCATAAACCAATAGTTGTTACTAATTTTAGTACTGCTAAAGATCAAATCAAAAATAACCACAATGGATTAATTGTTGGAATGGATTCTACATCTCTTGCAAATGGTATTGAAAAGTTGATTTTAGATCCTGCCTTAAGAGATCAGCTTTCAGATAATCTCTCAAAAGAAAAATTAGGCACCACCGAAGAAATTATAAAGTTTTATAGATTCATACACGCAATTTAA
- a CDS encoding glycoside hydrolase family 88 protein: MIILGFVLSIVLIILLIDLIPLLSDWTGRIKIGKIKEEEKWNQKVTGIGAKWLNHTPKIKVTDNTRLIVLDMLKGNYLKNTIQHWQEASLLLGLTESLKNEKNEKIIKEINKYLERKFDSNGLWKEKPIHVDGAILAYAIMKLENVNPDEYKPSLDYIWELIQEHIEEDGTVGYRKTMKGYKYVDTIGFICPFLVAYGMKYQKQDCVNLAIRQIREYVEYGLHEKFTIPLHAYKVDDKVPLGLLGWGRGLGWFALGITDTLYELTNTHKHYTELENIVMKFCYRALSFQQANGSWNWTVTRNESRPDSSATAAIGWLMANAGNLDESFLVSANKASEYLKSVTRRNGAIDFSQGDTKDIGVYSNLFNILPFTQGLAIRLSSKRKLRKQCEIYDEKGA, translated from the coding sequence TTGATAATATTAGGATTTGTGTTAAGTATAGTACTTATTATTTTATTAATAGATTTGATCCCGCTCTTGTCAGATTGGACAGGCAGAATTAAAATCGGAAAAATTAAAGAAGAAGAAAAATGGAATCAAAAAGTTACAGGCATTGGAGCAAAATGGCTGAACCATACTCCAAAAATAAAGGTCACCGATAATACAAGGTTAATCGTTCTCGATATGCTTAAGGGAAACTATTTAAAAAATACCATCCAGCATTGGCAGGAGGCTTCTCTCTTGTTGGGACTGACAGAAAGCTTAAAAAACGAAAAAAACGAAAAAATCATCAAAGAAATCAACAAATATTTAGAACGGAAATTTGATAGCAACGGGCTATGGAAAGAAAAGCCTATACATGTAGATGGAGCCATATTAGCTTATGCGATAATGAAATTGGAAAATGTTAACCCTGATGAATACAAACCATCTTTAGATTATATTTGGGAGCTAATCCAAGAACATATTGAAGAAGACGGAACGGTTGGATATAGAAAGACTATGAAAGGCTACAAATATGTAGATACCATAGGCTTTATATGTCCTTTTTTAGTCGCTTATGGAATGAAATATCAGAAGCAAGATTGTGTGAATTTGGCAATTAGACAAATCCGGGAATATGTAGAATATGGATTGCATGAGAAGTTTACTATCCCTTTGCATGCTTATAAGGTAGATGATAAAGTCCCTCTTGGTCTTTTAGGCTGGGGGAGAGGACTCGGTTGGTTTGCTTTAGGAATCACTGATACATTATATGAACTGACTAATACCCACAAACATTATACCGAACTAGAGAATATAGTAATGAAATTTTGTTATAGAGCGCTAAGTTTCCAACAAGCTAATGGAAGCTGGAACTGGACAGTTACGAGAAATGAATCAAGACCAGATTCTTCAGCTACTGCAGCTATTGGATGGCTTATGGCTAATGCTGGAAATCTAGATGAAAGTTTTCTTGTTAGCGCAAATAAGGCAAGTGAGTACTTAAAGAGTGTAACTAGAAGAAATGGCGCAATTGATTTTTCACAAGGTGATACAAAGGATATAGGTGTCTATTCTAATTTATTCAATATTCTCCCATTCACGCAAGGCTTGGCAATCAGGTTAAGCTCAAAAAGAAAGTTAAGAAAGCAGTGTGAAATTTATGATGAAAAAGGGGCTTAA
- a CDS encoding class I SAM-dependent methyltransferase, with translation MEHHYREIISNKLLISSIAYYFCEINGLNSIPINKPDQGQIKNLQNIGVIDHHLNILDLPLGYACYEYHRQSASKSYLDKILLSKAIKKKVIVDLCCGPGATIQELLKEKPEKIYAIDESYTNLSFIDFIEQNENRTIINKIYRNANSIPYEMENVDYVICRVSLQYLEVKKVLAEIYRILNKCGSFYAIVHGSGYPLDFIWRRKMLFKSKNQIPAIQKERLGLLKRAKFLSKQSLIKEMSRLGFKNIEIFEEQEDNIFGIFPVYFGIFGEK, from the coding sequence ATGGAACATCACTATAGAGAAATCATTTCCAATAAGTTATTGATATCTTCAATAGCCTACTATTTTTGTGAAATAAACGGTTTAAATTCTATACCAATTAATAAGCCTGATCAAGGACAAATAAAAAATCTTCAAAATATAGGTGTAATAGATCACCATTTAAATATTTTAGATTTACCACTTGGATATGCTTGTTATGAATACCATCGGCAATCAGCATCCAAAAGTTATTTAGATAAGATTTTATTAAGTAAAGCAATAAAAAAGAAAGTTATTGTAGATCTATGCTGTGGACCAGGAGCTACCATTCAGGAATTATTAAAGGAAAAGCCCGAAAAAATTTATGCAATAGATGAAAGTTATACAAATTTATCATTTATTGATTTTATTGAACAAAACGAAAACAGGACGATTATTAATAAGATTTATCGAAATGCTAATTCTATTCCGTATGAAATGGAGAATGTAGATTATGTGATATGTAGAGTCTCACTTCAATATTTAGAAGTAAAAAAAGTCTTGGCTGAGATATACAGAATTTTAAACAAGTGCGGTTCTTTTTATGCTATTGTACATGGTTCGGGCTACCCACTTGATTTTATTTGGAGAAGAAAGATGCTGTTTAAAAGCAAAAATCAAATACCAGCAATTCAAAAAGAAAGGTTAGGTTTATTGAAAAGGGCAAAATTCTTAAGCAAACAAAGTTTAATAAAAGAAATGAGCAGACTAGGTTTTAAAAACATTGAAATATTTGAGGAACAGGAAGATAATATTTTTGGAATTTTTCCAGTTTATTTTGGGATATTTGGAGAAAAATAG
- a CDS encoding glycosyltransferase has protein sequence MKKKLLFVIPSLEAGGGEKSLVNLLSQIDYSQYQVDLLLFKESGIFLPSIPAHVKIIGLQESYQLFILTLFSSVRKFVMKKQFQLAYARIAYSASNRLLKNKAYSEQVSWKFISKSLNFLDKEYDAAIGYLEKSSIYFIVDKVKANKKIGWIHTNYSSSGLNKDYDNPFFEKLDHIITVSEECAVSLKETFSTCREKIKVIQNIVSPAAILKLADQRTASTEKSNEQIKIVTVGRLSHEKGIDLAIQACMRLIERGYKVKWEVLGEGPEREKLEKLIELSNLEKNFFLLGVKDNPYPYIKEADIYVQPSRYEGKSIAIDEAKILGKPIVVTNFDTAKDQISTGINGLIVEKSVEGICNGIERLTENKELLAYITRNLSAERLGTEEEIKKLYKLI, from the coding sequence ATGAAAAAGAAGCTATTATTCGTTATTCCCAGTCTTGAAGCAGGCGGAGGAGAAAAAAGCCTGGTAAATTTACTTTCTCAAATAGACTATTCCCAATATCAAGTCGATCTTCTTTTGTTTAAAGAATCAGGTATCTTTCTTCCTTCGATACCCGCTCATGTGAAAATAATTGGACTTCAAGAAAGTTATCAGCTTTTCATACTAACTCTATTTTCTTCTGTAAGGAAGTTTGTGATGAAAAAGCAATTTCAATTAGCTTATGCCAGAATAGCATATTCTGCTTCAAACAGATTGTTGAAAAATAAAGCCTATTCTGAACAGGTTAGCTGGAAATTTATAAGCAAGTCGCTTAATTTTCTTGATAAAGAATATGATGCAGCGATCGGATATCTTGAGAAATCTTCTATTTACTTCATAGTTGATAAGGTAAAAGCTAATAAAAAAATTGGATGGATTCACACCAATTATTCAAGTTCCGGCTTGAATAAAGACTATGACAATCCCTTTTTTGAGAAGCTTGATCACATTATAACTGTTTCTGAGGAATGCGCTGTTTCTTTAAAAGAAACATTTTCAACCTGCAGGGAGAAAATCAAGGTAATCCAAAATATTGTGTCCCCTGCGGCGATATTAAAGCTTGCTGACCAAAGAACAGCTTCTACTGAAAAAAGTAATGAACAGATAAAAATAGTCACAGTAGGAAGACTCAGTCATGAAAAAGGCATTGATTTAGCTATACAAGCATGTATGAGATTAATTGAAAGAGGATACAAAGTAAAGTGGGAAGTTCTCGGAGAAGGTCCTGAACGAGAGAAACTTGAAAAGTTAATTGAATTATCTAATTTAGAAAAGAACTTTTTTTTGCTGGGGGTTAAGGACAATCCTTATCCTTACATTAAAGAAGCAGATATTTACGTGCAGCCTTCAAGATATGAAGGAAAATCAATTGCCATTGATGAAGCTAAAATATTAGGGAAACCAATCGTCGTCACTAATTTTGATACTGCGAAGGATCAGATTAGCACCGGTATAAACGGGCTGATAGTAGAGAAGAGTGTTGAGGGAATATGCAATGGAATTGAAAGATTAACTGAAAATAAGGAGCTTTTAGCTTACATTACCCGAAATCTTTCCGCTGAACGTTTAGGTACAGAAGAAGAAATCAAAAAGCTTTATAAACTAATCTAA
- a CDS encoding polysaccharide pyruvyl transferase family protein: MKIMMFAHDGSLNRGCEAIVRSSASIIKEKAKKTEIYLSSGKPETDSIIPAIDKIYDGSEKGIKKYSYEWLVSSFKVKLFKDESYALGKIHQNIINRIDEADICLSIGGDNYCYGEQPGWYEIDRRIKSKGKKLVLWGCSIGEEDMSERKLADLKTFDLILARETLTYQMLKRKGLTNVKLCADPAFTMETEELPLPPGWQEGNTIGINFSPLVLKKNPESAESVSRLIEHILETTDMTIALTPHVIIEGNNDYEILNKFYEKYRDTGKVLILPDSLTATQYKGFIGRMRFFIGARTHATIAAYSNYVPTLVLGYSVKSKGIAKDLFGEERLVLDYKEISSSQRLIDGFNEMLINEKLIKETLKNSVPKIKKMSYKAVDYLQALSKL; this comes from the coding sequence ATGAAGATCATGATGTTTGCCCATGATGGAAGCTTAAATAGGGGCTGTGAAGCGATTGTAAGATCATCAGCATCCATTATAAAAGAGAAAGCAAAAAAAACTGAAATTTATCTTTCATCAGGTAAACCTGAGACAGATTCCATTATTCCTGCCATAGATAAAATTTATGACGGGTCAGAAAAAGGGATAAAAAAGTACTCGTATGAGTGGCTGGTTTCAAGCTTTAAAGTAAAGCTGTTTAAGGATGAATCCTATGCTTTAGGGAAAATACATCAAAATATCATCAATCGGATTGATGAGGCTGATATATGTTTATCAATTGGAGGAGACAATTATTGCTACGGAGAACAGCCAGGCTGGTATGAAATAGACAGGAGAATAAAAAGCAAAGGGAAAAAGCTAGTACTATGGGGCTGCTCCATTGGTGAAGAAGATATGTCTGAGAGAAAGCTAGCCGATTTAAAGACATTTGATTTGATCCTAGCACGGGAAACTCTTACCTACCAAATGCTAAAAAGAAAAGGACTCACGAACGTAAAATTATGTGCAGATCCGGCGTTTACGATGGAAACAGAAGAACTGCCATTACCACCTGGATGGCAGGAGGGGAATACCATAGGAATCAATTTTAGTCCTCTTGTATTAAAAAAGAATCCGGAATCCGCGGAATCAGTGAGCCGGCTGATTGAGCATATATTGGAAACTACCGATATGACAATCGCTTTAACTCCGCATGTCATTATTGAGGGGAACAACGATTATGAAATTCTCAATAAATTCTATGAGAAATACAGAGACACAGGCAAAGTACTTATTCTTCCTGATTCATTAACAGCAACTCAGTACAAGGGATTTATCGGGAGAATGAGATTTTTTATTGGAGCGCGCACTCATGCTACAATTGCAGCCTACTCTAACTATGTTCCCACTCTTGTACTGGGCTACAGCGTTAAATCCAAAGGGATTGCTAAGGATTTATTTGGAGAGGAAAGACTAGTACTAGACTATAAGGAAATATCCTCTAGCCAGAGATTGATAGATGGATTCAACGAAATGCTAATTAATGAAAAATTAATTAAAGAGACATTAAAGAATTCGGTCCCGAAAATTAAAAAAATGTCCTATAAAGCTGTCGATTACTTACAAGCTCTTTCGAAGCTTTAA
- a CDS encoding chitobiase/beta-hexosaminidase C-terminal domain-containing protein has translation MNCNDILYARWFKLFYWKSKYSKPILLSTSVAIKLIAVASAGNPSKVKPLKYVIKTAPSAVIIVYVNNEQILEAIENKGSISYFPNEFLVAIKKKISIPYTT, from the coding sequence ATTAACTGCAACGATATACTTTACGCTCGATGGTTCAAACTCTTTTACTGGAAGTCAAAATATTCGAAGCCAATACTTCTCTCAACATCTGTTGCAATTAAACTGATAGCTGTAGCCAGTGCTGGAAATCCAAGTAAAGTTAAACCCTTAAAATACGTGATTAAAACAGCACCCTCTGCAGTTATAATTGTCTATGTTAATAATGAACAAATTCTCGAGGCTATAGAAAATAAGGGTAGTATAAGTTATTTTCCAAACGAGTTTTTAGTTGCCATAAAAAAAAAGATATCGATTCCTTATACGACCTAG
- a CDS encoding glycosyltransferase family 2 protein yields the protein MEMKVSVIIPVYNAEKYVAHCAESLLNQTLEDCEYIFINDGSNDRSQLIIEQYSRSDKRVVLINQDNHGVSAARNRGLLAAKGIYVAFVDADDYIESNMLEILYEAAVCEEIDVIVSNFESKMDEEKVMNTYPFAINKKLNKEYIGMHLVPYLIQAEDLNTVCTKLYRNHLIKENRIRFPEGVALGEDGLFNMKYFCCAESLKYINYSGYHYREVAGSATRNLSEKDYFSNALKVYLEDLPEEITAKMNKTEIIKLKSIKFIRSVLAYIHLYFASKELSFSRKMKQVRKMIQHDQVQHAADIFLEHMKDSINRYDQQLLKMLKIKSVLGLYGLTSYSRFRNKQAGGM from the coding sequence ATGGAAATGAAGGTCTCTGTCATCATCCCTGTTTATAATGCGGAAAAGTATGTAGCACACTGCGCAGAATCACTGCTTAATCAAACACTTGAAGATTGTGAGTATATTTTTATCAATGACGGCTCTAATGACCGAAGTCAGCTAATCATTGAACAATATAGCAGATCAGATAAGCGAGTTGTCTTAATAAATCAGGATAATCATGGTGTAAGTGCCGCTAGAAATAGAGGGCTTTTAGCAGCCAAGGGTATTTATGTAGCGTTTGTAGATGCGGATGATTATATTGAGTCAAATATGCTGGAAATTCTTTATGAAGCGGCCGTTTGTGAAGAAATTGATGTAATTGTTTCAAACTTTGAAAGTAAAATGGATGAGGAAAAAGTGATGAACACTTATCCATTTGCAATAAACAAAAAGTTAAATAAAGAATATATAGGAATGCATTTAGTTCCATATCTCATCCAAGCTGAAGATTTAAATACAGTTTGTACAAAACTGTATCGAAATCATTTGATAAAGGAAAACCGGATTAGATTCCCAGAAGGAGTAGCACTAGGGGAAGACGGCTTATTCAATATGAAATATTTTTGCTGTGCAGAATCTCTCAAATACATTAATTATTCAGGATATCACTATCGTGAGGTTGCAGGGAGTGCCACTCGGAACCTCAGTGAAAAAGATTATTTTTCAAATGCTTTAAAGGTATATCTGGAGGATTTGCCAGAAGAAATTACAGCAAAAATGAATAAGACAGAGATAATAAAATTGAAATCGATTAAATTTATTCGAAGTGTTTTGGCCTACATACACCTTTATTTTGCTTCAAAAGAATTGAGCTTTTCAAGAAAAATGAAACAAGTAAGAAAAATGATTCAACATGATCAGGTGCAGCATGCTGCCGATATATTTTTAGAGCATATGAAAGACTCTATTAACCGATATGACCAGCAGCTACTGAAGATGCTTAAAATAAAGTCTGTTTTAGGATTGTATGGACTAACTTCATACAGCCGTTTTAGAAACAAACAAGCAGGAGGAATGTAA